One Paraburkholderia agricolaris genomic region harbors:
- a CDS encoding HD domain-containing protein — protein MNNVIRAIAFAADRHRNQRRKDADASPYVNHPIALANVLANEGEIEDEDVLVAAILHDTIEDTETTEHELVHLFGQRVANIVSEVTDDKSLLKAERKRLQVEHAAHISSRAKLVKLADKICNLRDVAQNPPADWPLERKQEYFDWAKAVVDGLRGAHPGLETLFDESYRSGKEALAK, from the coding sequence ATGAACAATGTAATCCGCGCCATCGCGTTCGCAGCAGACAGGCATCGCAACCAGCGGCGCAAGGACGCGGATGCGTCGCCGTATGTCAATCATCCTATCGCGCTGGCAAATGTGTTGGCGAACGAAGGCGAAATTGAGGACGAGGACGTGCTCGTCGCCGCCATTCTTCACGACACAATCGAAGACACGGAAACCACGGAGCACGAGCTTGTTCATCTGTTCGGACAACGTGTCGCCAATATCGTGTCGGAGGTCACGGACGACAAGTCCTTGCTGAAGGCTGAGCGCAAGCGCCTGCAGGTCGAACACGCCGCTCATATCAGCAGCCGTGCCAAGCTTGTCAAGCTGGCCGACAAGATTTGCAACCTGCGGGACGTCGCGCAGAATCCTCCGGCGGATTGGCCTCTTGAGCGGAAGCAGGAATATTTCGATTGGGCGAAGGCTGTCGTCGATGGGCTGCGCGGCGCTCATCCGGGGCTGGAAACACTGTTCGACGAGTCGTATCGTTCCGGCAAAGAGGCGCTGGCCAAGTAA
- a CDS encoding ADP-ribosylglycohydrolase family protein, producing the protein MTNRNLERAERIRGGLYGLLVGDALGVPYEFHDASEIPAEHEIEMEPPKGFRRAHSGVPIGTWSDDGAQALCLLDSLRRDASLNLADFASQLLAWYETGHMTPDGKVFDVGIQTRRALSALQRGVDASRAGPDGERDNGNGALMRCLPVIFAASSLDEVVELAMRQGVVTHGHIRSQLCCALYAVVGAGILGGLSAMEAVGRAEREVYRRFAKAEHDDEVRLVLGARSEPSRGSGYVVDSLWSAIDCLLTTTDYEACVRRAVMLGNDTDTTACIAGGLAGMLYGDESIPERWRERLKGKELVERALAAISSGRLPK; encoded by the coding sequence ATGACCAATCGTAATCTCGAGCGTGCCGAACGTATTCGCGGCGGACTGTACGGCCTCCTGGTCGGCGACGCGCTCGGCGTACCATACGAGTTTCACGACGCGTCAGAGATACCTGCTGAGCACGAAATCGAGATGGAGCCACCGAAAGGGTTTCGACGTGCGCATTCAGGTGTTCCCATTGGTACCTGGAGTGATGACGGCGCGCAAGCATTGTGTTTGTTGGACAGCCTGCGCCGGGATGCATCCTTGAACCTCGCCGATTTCGCCAGTCAACTGCTCGCATGGTACGAGACTGGCCACATGACCCCTGATGGCAAGGTGTTCGACGTGGGCATTCAGACACGGCGAGCCCTCAGCGCGTTGCAAAGGGGCGTCGATGCTAGCCGGGCCGGTCCGGACGGGGAGCGGGACAACGGAAACGGTGCGCTCATGCGATGCTTGCCCGTCATATTCGCTGCTAGCTCGCTTGATGAGGTCGTCGAGTTGGCGATGCGTCAGGGCGTGGTGACACACGGACATATACGTTCGCAGCTGTGTTGTGCGCTCTATGCTGTCGTTGGCGCCGGCATCCTCGGGGGCCTGTCTGCAATGGAAGCAGTAGGTCGCGCGGAGCGTGAGGTGTATCGACGGTTCGCTAAGGCTGAACACGACGACGAAGTGCGGCTAGTCTTGGGCGCTCGCTCCGAACCGTCTCGCGGGTCGGGCTACGTTGTGGACAGCCTGTGGTCAGCGATAGATTGCTTGCTGACAACGACCGATTACGAAGCATGCGTGCGCCGGGCAGTGATGCTCGGCAACGATACGGACACCACGGCATGCATAGCCGGAGGCCTGGCAGGGATGCTTTACGGGGATGAATCCATCCCCGAGCGATGGCGAGAGCGATTGAAGGGCAAAGAACTTGTGGAACGAGCACTTGCGGCTATCAGCAGCGGACGATTACCGAAATGA
- a CDS encoding McrB family protein has product MPNLLADTGALRASLETVLAGPAKTPGTNKWYAELKSFLTETRGADEQKLRDRSFLRRLWDENPVSAVGNGRVKIAPALESDEFVDWFAQNASIALPADPLQAEAALTTLYSELVLRLGKLCDRIPRLKLNRVLCALYPQYFTTVADVGKLLYLNREMGGSQKDHPVHAHVTVRRRIDEILGSVSTSDPLEEVRRMCLPWMLYERLTTEQITDVQGPVEATPNQLSPLPAALRRKGLTAMKGGYQTLLGFLPALDDGVTREEFGDLVRQANPELAPQSIGPSINVVMREFDLCKREGDVYRLSARGINLLESQDPHELADHLLTRVLGVDHVIRALSEGPKSKTELVPLLQKVNPGWTTEFAPTALLGWLTSIGATTAKAARYELTELGQRWSEMVTWEPEFLPKPAATAEELKATVDEQVKLLPWQTLHSYLSDAVKGRLSLDESLVKQLHAGLWFHPVRHFAVLTGLSGSGKTQLALSYALALCGKQQIGQETVKVIPVQPGWFDPSPLLGYVNPIQQSSYRSSPFLELIIRASENPGQPYVAILDEMNLSHPEQYLAPILSAMETHGAIDLHQLAEGTSEIPRSVRYPANLAIVGTVNMDETTHGLSDKVLDRAFTLEFWKINVSDFPRWESSGLSTSLRDKAKHALEFLGETLAPVRLHFGWRTIDDVLNYLVFVTSLGTSDIRALDDALYAKVLPKLRGESSGRFDKALVAVRDFLKEHELWRCYEKVASMRTELVESGTARFWR; this is encoded by the coding sequence ATGCCGAATCTACTTGCAGACACTGGCGCGTTGCGCGCAAGCTTGGAGACCGTGCTAGCGGGACCTGCGAAAACACCTGGGACCAACAAATGGTACGCCGAGCTGAAGTCTTTCCTGACCGAAACCAGAGGTGCAGATGAGCAGAAGCTGAGGGACAGAAGTTTTCTTCGACGCTTGTGGGACGAAAATCCGGTGTCGGCGGTCGGAAACGGCAGGGTCAAGATTGCGCCGGCGTTAGAAAGTGACGAATTCGTTGACTGGTTCGCTCAAAATGCTTCGATTGCCCTACCCGCGGACCCGCTGCAGGCGGAAGCGGCGCTTACAACACTCTATAGTGAATTGGTCCTTCGTCTGGGAAAGCTGTGTGACCGAATTCCCCGCCTTAAGCTAAACCGCGTGCTATGCGCGCTTTATCCTCAGTATTTCACCACGGTCGCCGATGTCGGAAAGCTGCTCTATCTCAATCGGGAAATGGGCGGCTCGCAAAAAGACCACCCGGTACATGCACATGTGACTGTGCGACGTCGTATTGACGAAATTCTGGGTTCCGTCTCGACAAGCGACCCCTTAGAAGAAGTCCGAAGAATGTGTTTGCCGTGGATGCTGTATGAGCGTCTCACCACAGAGCAGATTACCGATGTGCAGGGTCCAGTCGAGGCGACGCCAAACCAGTTGTCGCCGTTGCCGGCTGCGTTGCGCCGCAAGGGACTCACGGCGATGAAAGGCGGCTACCAGACTTTACTGGGATTTTTGCCAGCACTGGACGATGGCGTCACGCGCGAGGAGTTTGGTGACCTTGTTCGCCAGGCCAATCCGGAGTTGGCGCCACAAAGCATCGGGCCGTCCATCAATGTGGTTATGCGAGAGTTCGACCTCTGCAAACGTGAGGGCGACGTGTATCGATTGAGCGCTCGCGGCATTAACTTGCTCGAATCTCAGGACCCTCACGAGCTTGCGGACCATCTGTTGACCCGGGTTTTGGGTGTTGACCATGTTATTCGGGCCCTTTCCGAAGGACCAAAAAGCAAGACCGAGCTGGTTCCACTACTTCAGAAGGTAAACCCAGGATGGACGACCGAATTTGCACCCACAGCGCTTCTAGGGTGGTTGACGAGCATCGGCGCCACTACTGCCAAAGCTGCACGTTACGAGTTGACGGAACTCGGTCAGAGGTGGAGCGAGATGGTTACTTGGGAGCCGGAGTTCTTGCCCAAGCCGGCCGCGACCGCCGAGGAGCTGAAAGCTACAGTCGATGAACAGGTCAAGCTGTTGCCTTGGCAGACGCTGCACTCGTATCTTTCTGACGCTGTGAAGGGACGATTGAGTCTGGATGAAAGTCTCGTAAAGCAGCTACATGCAGGTCTATGGTTCCATCCTGTACGGCACTTTGCTGTACTGACGGGGCTCTCCGGCTCCGGGAAGACACAGCTTGCACTGAGCTATGCGTTGGCGTTGTGTGGGAAGCAACAGATAGGTCAAGAGACAGTAAAGGTGATTCCCGTGCAGCCGGGGTGGTTTGACCCGAGTCCCCTGTTGGGCTATGTAAATCCGATTCAGCAGTCGTCGTACCGGAGTTCGCCGTTTCTCGAACTTATCATACGTGCGTCGGAGAACCCTGGTCAGCCTTATGTTGCTATCCTTGATGAAATGAATCTTTCGCATCCTGAGCAATACCTAGCGCCAATTTTGTCGGCAATGGAGACGCATGGTGCGATAGACCTGCATCAGCTTGCGGAGGGAACGTCGGAGATTCCGCGAAGCGTCCGCTATCCGGCAAACCTTGCCATCGTTGGTACCGTCAATATGGACGAGACAACCCACGGTTTGTCGGACAAGGTGCTCGACAGAGCGTTTACCTTGGAATTTTGGAAAATCAATGTTTCTGATTTCCCTCGCTGGGAAAGTTCCGGACTATCCACGTCGTTGCGAGACAAGGCGAAGCATGCCTTGGAATTCCTTGGGGAGACTCTTGCTCCTGTTCGACTGCACTTTGGATGGCGAACGATTGACGACGTGCTGAACTATCTGGTGTTCGTTACAAGCTTGGGCACGTCGGATATTAGGGCGTTGGATGACGCTCTGTATGCGAAGGTATTGCCGAAGCTTCGGGGGGAAAGCTCTGGTCGATTCGACAAGGCTCTGGTTGCTGTGCGCGATTTTTTGAAGGAGCATGAGCTTTGGCGCTGTTATGAGAAGGTTGCGTCGATGCGAACAGAACTTGTTGAAAGTGGAACGGCTCGCTTCTGGCGATGA
- a CDS encoding nuclease domain-containing protein: MTENATYVVVLESVGPCRLYIDDVELQKAPDGSFSWTAGFFAGRVSAVVVENTGDEHAFYLVVEPAEQKLATEQFAAMLGEIRGFDAKLLLGISAGALEFGSEGCAGRFDMLVQWTRLKQHGRNFLAAMAALSRTEHRFLRPAFQAISLAQVRHLPPLALLDRRLAALAIGETLDGDALDSIRLRAHVPAATADTPANRALLSLLMRFRSTVLQLTDWAQSPSDRLSKEDHAARRPRRLHVLGEFSATVERLRLMRPFSEVAKAEITAAGLTQVAAHPLYSCAYRKGVEALRRGAEGENLHEHLQASPSWGVYETWCFVRLCAVLERAIGIVLRPSKPSVASADLAMSFAFPDGQKVELLFQPVFASESPFVDRHAWSLSKERRPDIVLMLTQGSERRFIVFDAKYRSGRENVLDAMSSAHIYHDSLRIDASRPGLCLLLLPGRTDVSSLEVDSFFEEHKVGAVSNFNVSGVGLERCVNIVRRWLGVSHLAPSTGSTDVTNPLMHDSITVS; encoded by the coding sequence TTGACTGAAAATGCGACGTATGTCGTGGTTCTGGAATCGGTTGGTCCATGCCGGCTTTATATTGACGATGTGGAACTGCAAAAAGCACCTGATGGTTCGTTTTCGTGGACTGCTGGCTTTTTTGCTGGACGGGTGTCGGCGGTCGTAGTCGAAAATACCGGCGATGAGCATGCCTTTTATCTCGTCGTCGAACCTGCGGAGCAAAAGCTTGCGACTGAGCAGTTTGCTGCCATGCTGGGCGAGATACGGGGCTTCGATGCAAAGCTGCTTTTAGGCATATCTGCAGGAGCGCTCGAATTTGGGTCCGAGGGATGCGCGGGGCGATTTGACATGCTCGTTCAGTGGACCCGACTTAAGCAACATGGCCGTAACTTCTTGGCCGCGATGGCCGCGCTGTCCAGAACAGAGCATCGGTTTTTGCGGCCTGCGTTCCAGGCTATTTCGCTAGCTCAAGTGCGTCACTTGCCACCATTGGCACTGTTAGACCGTCGGCTAGCGGCGCTCGCAATTGGCGAGACGCTCGATGGCGACGCGCTCGACTCCATCCGGTTACGTGCACATGTGCCGGCGGCGACCGCTGACACTCCCGCTAATCGCGCCTTGTTATCGCTGCTCATGCGATTTCGGTCGACGGTCCTGCAACTGACCGATTGGGCCCAATCACCGTCCGACCGATTAAGCAAGGAAGACCACGCAGCCCGTCGACCGCGCCGATTGCATGTGCTTGGCGAATTTTCTGCAACTGTCGAGAGGTTGAGGTTGATGCGCCCTTTCAGTGAGGTTGCCAAGGCTGAAATAACGGCTGCCGGACTGACGCAAGTGGCTGCGCATCCGTTATACAGTTGTGCCTACCGTAAGGGAGTCGAAGCGCTTCGCCGTGGCGCTGAGGGCGAAAATCTACACGAGCACTTACAGGCTAGTCCGTCTTGGGGTGTGTACGAAACGTGGTGTTTCGTGCGGCTGTGTGCGGTTCTTGAGCGCGCAATCGGTATCGTATTGAGGCCGAGCAAGCCGTCGGTCGCGTCTGCCGATTTAGCGATGTCTTTTGCTTTTCCCGACGGACAAAAAGTGGAACTGCTATTTCAGCCAGTATTTGCTTCGGAGTCGCCGTTTGTCGACCGCCACGCATGGAGCTTATCAAAGGAGCGTAGGCCGGACATTGTGCTTATGCTGACGCAAGGGAGCGAGCGCCGGTTCATCGTATTCGACGCCAAGTACCGCAGTGGCCGAGAGAATGTATTGGACGCAATGTCTTCTGCGCACATATATCACGATTCGCTGCGTATTGACGCTAGCCGTCCCGGATTGTGTCTGCTGCTCCTTCCGGGTAGGACCGATGTTTCTTCGTTAGAGGTCGATTCATTTTTCGAGGAACATAAAGTGGGTGCGGTCAGCAATTTCAATGTAAGCGGAGTGGGCCTCGAGCGTTGCGTGAATATAGTCAGGCGGTGGTTGGGGGTGTCGCACCTAGCTCCGTCCACCGGGTCGACCGACGTTACGAACCCCTTGATGCACGACTCGATAACAGTTTCGTAG
- a CDS encoding BREX protein BrxB domain-containing protein, whose amino-acid sequence MSSKVAKLVSTYREHLTVPWQAGLAAIQRVIFAVYDKADESRLRANVGEFELATQQAGKQWMLLDLTDAFPEWMAAQEYRDAYFESPEDLAGYQTGELTEFVADLNARLTARIQAEAGPDTVVALLGVGTLFGLARVSSVIEGVKEAVTGRLFVFFPGEYHPENHTYRLLDARDGWNYLAVPLLAQD is encoded by the coding sequence ATGTCGTCTAAGGTCGCCAAACTGGTCTCCACCTACCGGGAGCACCTTACCGTGCCTTGGCAGGCGGGCCTCGCGGCAATCCAGCGGGTCATCTTCGCGGTCTACGACAAGGCCGATGAATCACGCCTACGGGCCAACGTAGGCGAATTCGAACTTGCCACGCAGCAAGCCGGCAAGCAGTGGATGCTCCTTGACCTAACCGATGCTTTTCCAGAGTGGATGGCGGCGCAGGAATACCGCGATGCCTATTTTGAGTCACCCGAGGATTTGGCTGGTTACCAGACGGGAGAGCTCACCGAATTTGTGGCCGACCTCAACGCCAGGCTGACGGCCCGCATACAGGCCGAGGCCGGACCCGACACGGTGGTGGCGTTGCTGGGAGTCGGCACGCTTTTCGGTTTGGCTCGTGTCTCATCAGTGATTGAAGGCGTCAAAGAGGCCGTTACGGGTCGGCTGTTCGTGTTCTTCCCTGGCGAATATCACCCAGAAAACCATACCTACCGCCTGCTGGATGCCCGAGATGGATGGAACTATCTCGCCGTACCGCTTCTAGCACAAGACTGA
- the brxC gene encoding BREX system P-loop protein BrxC produces the protein MLNRDIYNKPPKDNRLVNNGVAEVSEDHSDAAQAILRYELETFVCDGQYEKGLETILDKFLLNLDAGIEQPGVWISGFYGSGKSHLAKMLRTLWTDYQFADGATARSLASLPTGVFEHLKELSTQGKRHGSLHAAAGKLGAGAGDKVRLALLGVVFRSKGLPEQFNQAQFVMWMTREGILSMVEAELRTAGRSLLQELPHMYVSSHLAKALLKALPDLAHTEADARKLLKEQFPQVTDVTSEQMTNAIADALSVDGKFPLTLVVLDEVQQYIGSDAEKTFQVQEVTETLSKHFNGKLLFVGTGQSALSGVPSLQRLMGRFPVQVMLGDWDVENVTRQIILAKKPTAQPEVEQVWRANLGEISRHLRGTKLEYVTDDEDVMTSDYPLLPVRRRFWERVLRTIDTTGTVSQLRSQLRVVHEAVLATADAPLGHVVSGDFLYDQIAANLVSTAQLPKEVFENVQRFAAGDADSQLKAKLLKLVYLINKLPADAAMDIGLKATEDALADLLVTDLAAGSAELRKKLPALLNELQNKDRLVMALVGGSGTEYRLQTRESSAWYDEFRAQDAELKAAPQRVEQKRADLLKARFGEVLKKVRVVQGKDNVERRLTLTYDDTLPKDHAQTLYLWIQDGWQADEKSVIAEARAKSADNPTLFVFLPAQHKTELTNAIVALEAARTTLQKKGSPSTEEGRDAQRSMESRERTAEKELAELLDQLFGGVRVFQAGGQEAQDGNELADRINRAAKASAIRLYSQFDAADNDQWSKVLDEARKGNLEALKAVGHSQEADKHPVSQKMLAYIGPSKRGSEIRDNFEAPPYGWPRDAIDGALYALLAAGHLKASDVASKSVDAKSLDRAKLTQTSFQRESINITPPQLIKIRSLFSTVGVPCQPKEELVKVPALLAKLREQAARAGGSAPAPGMPKLALVESIEGQTGNGQLLALFDGFDEIVGLSKSWTHTADVIAKRLPVWRKLTELLRHAKSLGPYAAMKAELDAIEAQRSLLAEPDPVRPLLDKVADLLRQALKAKLNAFQQTFLEQEAQLRADADWGKLTEAQRTELTQAHHLTDPVAVSLGTPEQLQDSLDECDLDHWVAKTQALSNRFEAVRHAAVQLLKPNVVHVAIPRRTLNDEAELRAWLVDVEALLVAKLKQGPVAL, from the coding sequence ATGTTGAACAGGGACATCTACAATAAGCCTCCGAAGGACAACCGCCTAGTTAATAACGGTGTTGCGGAGGTCTCGGAAGACCATTCCGATGCAGCCCAGGCCATATTGCGCTACGAGCTGGAGACCTTCGTTTGCGACGGCCAATACGAGAAAGGTTTGGAGACCATTCTTGACAAGTTTCTGCTGAATCTGGACGCAGGTATCGAACAGCCAGGCGTCTGGATTTCCGGCTTTTACGGTAGCGGCAAATCGCACCTGGCCAAGATGCTTCGAACGCTTTGGACCGACTACCAGTTCGCCGATGGTGCCACGGCGCGCAGTCTGGCGAGTTTGCCCACGGGCGTGTTCGAGCATCTAAAGGAACTCAGCACGCAGGGCAAACGTCATGGCTCGCTGCACGCTGCTGCAGGTAAGCTCGGCGCGGGCGCTGGTGACAAAGTGCGGCTCGCCTTGTTGGGTGTCGTGTTCAGGTCAAAGGGTCTGCCGGAGCAATTCAATCAGGCCCAGTTTGTCATGTGGATGACGCGTGAGGGCATCCTTTCGATGGTGGAAGCCGAACTTCGGACCGCTGGTCGCTCGCTGCTTCAGGAGCTGCCACACATGTACGTGTCAAGCCACTTGGCCAAGGCGCTGCTCAAGGCTCTGCCAGACCTCGCGCACACCGAAGCCGATGCCCGCAAGCTGCTTAAAGAGCAATTTCCGCAGGTCACCGATGTAACTAGTGAACAGATGACCAACGCGATTGCTGACGCGCTGTCGGTCGATGGTAAGTTTCCGCTGACCCTGGTCGTGCTTGACGAGGTTCAACAATATATTGGCTCCGACGCAGAAAAGACCTTCCAGGTGCAGGAGGTTACAGAGACACTATCCAAACACTTCAACGGCAAACTGCTTTTCGTAGGCACAGGCCAGTCGGCACTCTCCGGCGTTCCCAGTCTGCAGCGACTGATGGGCCGTTTCCCGGTACAGGTTATGCTCGGCGACTGGGACGTCGAGAATGTCACTCGCCAAATCATTCTGGCCAAGAAGCCGACCGCCCAGCCTGAGGTAGAGCAGGTCTGGCGCGCAAACTTGGGCGAGATTTCACGTCATCTGCGTGGCACGAAGCTCGAGTATGTCACCGACGACGAGGATGTAATGACCTCGGACTACCCGCTGCTGCCCGTCCGCCGCCGTTTCTGGGAACGAGTGCTTCGCACCATCGACACTACCGGTACGGTGTCACAGCTGCGTAGTCAGTTGCGCGTGGTGCATGAGGCGGTGCTGGCCACTGCCGATGCGCCGCTGGGCCATGTGGTCTCAGGCGACTTCCTCTACGACCAGATTGCAGCTAACCTGGTCTCGACCGCCCAACTGCCCAAAGAAGTGTTCGAGAACGTACAGCGCTTCGCCGCTGGCGATGCCGACAGTCAGCTCAAGGCAAAGCTGCTTAAGCTCGTCTATCTCATTAACAAGCTTCCCGCTGATGCCGCTATGGACATCGGCCTCAAAGCAACTGAAGACGCGCTGGCTGACCTTCTAGTAACCGACCTCGCGGCCGGCTCAGCTGAGCTGCGGAAGAAGCTGCCCGCGCTGCTGAACGAGTTGCAGAACAAAGACCGCCTCGTCATGGCATTGGTTGGTGGAAGCGGTACCGAATACCGACTGCAGACCCGAGAATCTAGCGCCTGGTACGACGAGTTCCGCGCGCAGGACGCCGAGTTGAAAGCGGCTCCGCAGCGCGTGGAGCAGAAGCGAGCCGACCTGCTGAAGGCTCGCTTCGGCGAGGTGCTGAAGAAAGTTCGGGTGGTGCAGGGCAAGGATAATGTTGAGCGGCGACTTACGCTCACCTACGACGATACCCTGCCCAAGGACCACGCACAGACCCTTTACCTGTGGATACAGGACGGCTGGCAAGCGGATGAGAAGTCGGTTATCGCCGAAGCGCGAGCCAAGTCGGCCGACAACCCGACGTTGTTCGTTTTTTTGCCTGCGCAGCATAAGACCGAGCTCACTAACGCCATCGTGGCGCTGGAAGCGGCCCGTACCACGCTGCAGAAAAAGGGCAGCCCCTCGACTGAAGAGGGCCGCGATGCCCAGCGTTCGATGGAGAGCCGCGAACGCACAGCGGAAAAGGAACTCGCTGAGCTGTTGGACCAGCTGTTTGGCGGCGTGCGAGTGTTCCAAGCAGGCGGGCAGGAGGCGCAGGACGGCAATGAACTGGCTGACCGCATCAACCGCGCTGCAAAGGCGTCTGCCATACGCTTGTACAGCCAATTTGACGCCGCCGATAACGACCAATGGAGTAAGGTCCTAGACGAAGCTCGCAAAGGCAACCTCGAGGCCCTTAAGGCGGTGGGTCACAGCCAGGAAGCCGACAAGCACCCCGTCTCCCAAAAAATGCTGGCCTATATCGGTCCCAGCAAACGAGGCAGCGAGATTCGAGACAACTTTGAGGCTCCCCCTTATGGTTGGCCGCGTGACGCCATCGACGGTGCGCTTTATGCGTTGCTGGCCGCCGGCCACCTTAAGGCCAGCGATGTGGCGTCCAAGTCGGTCGATGCCAAGAGCCTAGACCGCGCCAAACTTACGCAGACATCCTTCCAGCGCGAGAGTATCAACATCACGCCGCCGCAGCTCATCAAGATTCGCTCCCTGTTCAGCACGGTAGGTGTGCCGTGTCAGCCCAAGGAGGAGTTGGTCAAGGTACCCGCGCTGCTAGCCAAGCTACGCGAACAGGCAGCCAGGGCGGGCGGCTCAGCGCCCGCGCCAGGGATGCCCAAACTCGCGCTCGTAGAAAGCATCGAAGGTCAAACTGGCAATGGGCAACTGTTAGCTCTCTTTGACGGTTTTGATGAAATCGTTGGCTTGTCCAAATCCTGGACCCATACAGCCGATGTTATTGCGAAGCGTCTGCCCGTCTGGCGCAAACTTACCGAGCTATTGCGCCACGCTAAAAGTCTGGGGCCCTATGCTGCGATGAAAGCTGAGCTGGACGCCATCGAGGCACAGCGCAGTCTTCTGGCCGAGCCCGACCCCGTCCGCCCGCTGCTGGACAAGGTCGCAGACCTGCTTCGCCAAGCGCTCAAGGCCAAGCTCAATGCTTTTCAACAGACCTTCTTGGAGCAAGAGGCTCAACTGAGGGCCGACGCCGATTGGGGCAAGCTCACTGAGGCCCAACGCACCGAACTCACCCAAGCCCATCACTTGACAGACCCGGTTGCGGTCTCGCTGGGTACGCCCGAGCAACTGCAAGACTCGCTCGACGAGTGCGACCTCGACCACTGGGTGGCCAAGACACAAGCCCTGTCAAACCGCTTTGAGGCCGTTCGCCATGCTGCTGTGCAGTTGCTCAAACCGAATGTGGTGCACGTGGCTATCCCGCGCCGTACGTTGAATGATGAGGCGGAACTGAGGGCGTGGCTGGTGGACGTGGAGGCGCTGCTGGTGGCGAAGCTCAAGCAGGGTCCGGTGGCGCTCTGA